A genomic window from Populus alba chromosome 19, ASM523922v2, whole genome shotgun sequence includes:
- the LOC118050593 gene encoding probable DNA helicase MCM9 isoform X2 produces the protein MKPVNESENMEKEEDSEVKSLAEFLMTHHSEQLHSIVVSPDPKLHYPLYIDFTDLLNENSRLAHLVLAQPTVYLLLFDRAAFWAHKIVIKGLKFGEKGVEKKFIHVRINVCGSPLECPETFPSIGRVRVKHRGILLTLKGTLIRSGAIKMYEGERMYQCRKCKHVFPVHPELESRNSITLPSFCPSQRSKSCEGTRFDSVEESVIRHDYQEIKIQESTQVLGVGVIPRSIPVILMDDLVDIVKTGDDIIVTGILTAKWSPDLKDVRSNLDPVLIANYVRRTNELKADIDIPNDVIMKFKQFWSDFNDTPLKGRNAILRGLCPQIFGLFTVKLAVALTLIGGVQHVDASGSKIRGESHLLLVGDPGTGKSQFLKFAAKLSNRSVITTGLGSTSAGLTVTAVKDGGEWMLEAGALVLADGGLCCIDEFDSMREHDRATIHEAMEQQTISVAKAGLVTTLSTRTIVFGATNPKGQYDPDQSLSVNTALSGPLLSRFDIVLVLLDTKNPEWDAVVSSHILNEGESNKGDHDEDLGNIWTFSMLRRYIHFVKGYFRPVLTKEAEKVISSYYQLQRRSATHNAARTTVRMLESLIRLAQAHARLMFRNEVTRIDAIMAILCIESSMTTSAIVDSVGNSLHSNFTENPDEEYAKQEGLILEKLRSFDEYSDVNIIEGLSR, from the exons ATGAAACCGGTCAATGAATCCGAAAACATGGAGAAGGAAGAAGACAGTGAAGTGAAGTCCTTAGCTGAGTTTCTGATGACCCATCACTCTGAACAGCTTCATTCCATAGTCGTCTCTCCAGACCCTAAGCTTCATTACCCTCTCTACATCGA TTTTACAGATTTGCTGAACGAGAATTCTCGACTTGCTCATCTTGTTTTGGCTCAGCCAACTGTGTACTTGCTGCTTTTCGACCGGGCTGCCTTCTGGGCTCAt AAAATTGTGATCAAGGGTTTGAAATTTGGGGAGAAAGGGGTTGAGAAGAAGTTCATTCATGTGCGGATTAATGTATGTGGATCTCCACTTGAATGCCCTG AGACGTTTCCTAGCATTGGGCGTGTGAGAGTGAAGCATCGCGGAATTCTTCTCACTCTTAAGGGGACTTTAATCAGGTCTGGAGCGATTAAGATGTATGAAGGGGAAAGGATGTATCAGTGTCGGAAATGCAAGCATGt TTTCCCGGTTCACCCTGAGTTGGAAAGTAGAAACTCCATTACACTACCTTCGTTTTGCCCTTCTCAG AGGTCTAAATCATGTGAAGGCACGAGGTTCGACTCTGTTGAGGAATCTGTAATACGCCATGATTACcaggaaatcaaaatccaagagAGCACACAGGTGTTGGGTGTTGGGGTCATTCCTCGGTCAATTCCTGTTATTCTCATGGATGATCTTGTTGACATTGTAAAAACAGGAG ATGATATCATTGTTACTGGGATTTTGACTGCAAAATGGTCTCCTGATTTAAAAGATGTTCGATCCAATCTTGATCCTGTATTAATTGCTAATTATGTGAG GAGAACTAACGAGCTGAAAGCAGATATTGACATCCCCAATGATGTTATAATGAAATTCAAGCAGTTCTGGTCAGATTTCAATGATACTCCTTTGAAAG GGAGAAATGCCATTCTGCGAGGTCTCTGCCCCCAAATTTTTGGACTCTTCACTGTGAAGCTTGCTG TTGCATTAACACTTATTGGAGGGGTGCAACATGTTGATGCTTCTGGTTCAAAGATTCGAGGAGAGTCTCATTTGCTTTTGGTTGGTGATCCAG GTACGGGGAAGTCTCAGTTCTTAAAATTTGCTGCAAAGCTGAGCAACCGGTCTGTTATCACTACTGGGTTGGGGAGTACTAGTGCAGGATTAACTGTCACTGCAGTCAAGGATGGAG GGGAGTGGATGTTGGAAGCTGGAGCCCTTGTTCTGGCAGATGGAGGGCTTTGTTGCATTGATGAATTTGACAG CATGAGGGAGCATGACAGGGCAACGATACATGAAGCAATGGAGCAACAGACTATAAGTGTTGCTAAG gctGGTCTTGTTACTACTTTAAGTACGAGGACAATTGTCTTTGGTGCAACAAATCCCAAAGGACAGTATGACCCTGATCAAT CTCTCTCTGTCAACACCGCACTCTCGGGACCATTATTGAGCAGATTTGACATTGTTTTGGTCCTCTTGGATACGAAGAATCCTGAATGGGATGCTGTTGTATCGTCTCACATTCTCAATGAG GGTGAGTCAAACAAAGGAGATCATGATGAAGATTTGGGTAATATCTGGACATTTTCTATGCTTCGCAG GTATATTCATTTTGTTAAGGGGTACTTCAGGCCTGTGCTTACCAAGGAAGCTGAAAAGGTTATTTCAAGTTATTATCAACTCCAACGAAGATCTGCAACTCACAATGCAG CAAGGACTACCGTGCGCATGCTGGAAAGTTTGATACGCCTAGCTCAAg CACATGCAAGACTTATGTTCAGAAATGAGGTCACTCGGATAGATGCCATTATGGCAATTTTATGTATCGAATCATCTATGACTACATCAGCCATTGTTGACAGTGTTGGGAATTCCCTGCACTCAAATTTCACAGAAAATCCTGATGAAGAAT ATGCCAAGCAGGAGGGACTAATACTTGAAAAGTTGAGATCGTTTGATGAGTATTCTGATGTTAACATCATAGAAGGATTGTCTAGATGA
- the LOC118050593 gene encoding probable DNA helicase MCM9 isoform X1 — protein sequence MKPVNESENMEKEEDSEVKSLAEFLMTHHSEQLHSIVVSPDPKLHYPLYIDFTDLLNENSRLAHLVLAQPTVYLLLFDRAAFWAHKIVIKGLKFGEKGVEKKFIHVRINVCGSPLECPETFPSIGRVRVKHRGILLTLKGTLIRSGAIKMYEGERMYQCRKCKHVFPVHPELESRNSITLPSFCPSQRSKSCEGTRFDSVEESVIRHDYQEIKIQESTQVLGVGVIPRSIPVILMDDLVDIVKTGDDIIVTGILTAKWSPDLKDVRSNLDPVLIANYVRRTNELKADIDIPNDVIMKFKQFWSDFNDTPLKGRNAILRGLCPQIFGLFTVKLAVALTLIGGVQHVDASGSKIRGESHLLLVGDPGTGKSQFLKFAAKLSNRSVITTGLGSTSAGLTVTAVKDGGEWMLEAGALVLADGGLCCIDEFDSMREHDRATIHEAMEQQTISVAKAGLVTTLSTRTIVFGATNPKGQYDPDQSLSVNTALSGPLLSRFDIVLVLLDTKNPEWDAVVSSHILNEGESNKGDHDEDLGNIWTFSMLRRYIHFVKGYFRPVLTKEAEKVISSYYQLQRRSATHNAARTTVRMLESLIRLAQAHARLMFRNEVTRIDAIMAILCIESSMTTSAIVDSVGNSLHSNFTENPDEECILVGNLGMLNWTYTLAKTVIGWYLSQHLFVHAKYYY from the exons ATGAAACCGGTCAATGAATCCGAAAACATGGAGAAGGAAGAAGACAGTGAAGTGAAGTCCTTAGCTGAGTTTCTGATGACCCATCACTCTGAACAGCTTCATTCCATAGTCGTCTCTCCAGACCCTAAGCTTCATTACCCTCTCTACATCGA TTTTACAGATTTGCTGAACGAGAATTCTCGACTTGCTCATCTTGTTTTGGCTCAGCCAACTGTGTACTTGCTGCTTTTCGACCGGGCTGCCTTCTGGGCTCAt AAAATTGTGATCAAGGGTTTGAAATTTGGGGAGAAAGGGGTTGAGAAGAAGTTCATTCATGTGCGGATTAATGTATGTGGATCTCCACTTGAATGCCCTG AGACGTTTCCTAGCATTGGGCGTGTGAGAGTGAAGCATCGCGGAATTCTTCTCACTCTTAAGGGGACTTTAATCAGGTCTGGAGCGATTAAGATGTATGAAGGGGAAAGGATGTATCAGTGTCGGAAATGCAAGCATGt TTTCCCGGTTCACCCTGAGTTGGAAAGTAGAAACTCCATTACACTACCTTCGTTTTGCCCTTCTCAG AGGTCTAAATCATGTGAAGGCACGAGGTTCGACTCTGTTGAGGAATCTGTAATACGCCATGATTACcaggaaatcaaaatccaagagAGCACACAGGTGTTGGGTGTTGGGGTCATTCCTCGGTCAATTCCTGTTATTCTCATGGATGATCTTGTTGACATTGTAAAAACAGGAG ATGATATCATTGTTACTGGGATTTTGACTGCAAAATGGTCTCCTGATTTAAAAGATGTTCGATCCAATCTTGATCCTGTATTAATTGCTAATTATGTGAG GAGAACTAACGAGCTGAAAGCAGATATTGACATCCCCAATGATGTTATAATGAAATTCAAGCAGTTCTGGTCAGATTTCAATGATACTCCTTTGAAAG GGAGAAATGCCATTCTGCGAGGTCTCTGCCCCCAAATTTTTGGACTCTTCACTGTGAAGCTTGCTG TTGCATTAACACTTATTGGAGGGGTGCAACATGTTGATGCTTCTGGTTCAAAGATTCGAGGAGAGTCTCATTTGCTTTTGGTTGGTGATCCAG GTACGGGGAAGTCTCAGTTCTTAAAATTTGCTGCAAAGCTGAGCAACCGGTCTGTTATCACTACTGGGTTGGGGAGTACTAGTGCAGGATTAACTGTCACTGCAGTCAAGGATGGAG GGGAGTGGATGTTGGAAGCTGGAGCCCTTGTTCTGGCAGATGGAGGGCTTTGTTGCATTGATGAATTTGACAG CATGAGGGAGCATGACAGGGCAACGATACATGAAGCAATGGAGCAACAGACTATAAGTGTTGCTAAG gctGGTCTTGTTACTACTTTAAGTACGAGGACAATTGTCTTTGGTGCAACAAATCCCAAAGGACAGTATGACCCTGATCAAT CTCTCTCTGTCAACACCGCACTCTCGGGACCATTATTGAGCAGATTTGACATTGTTTTGGTCCTCTTGGATACGAAGAATCCTGAATGGGATGCTGTTGTATCGTCTCACATTCTCAATGAG GGTGAGTCAAACAAAGGAGATCATGATGAAGATTTGGGTAATATCTGGACATTTTCTATGCTTCGCAG GTATATTCATTTTGTTAAGGGGTACTTCAGGCCTGTGCTTACCAAGGAAGCTGAAAAGGTTATTTCAAGTTATTATCAACTCCAACGAAGATCTGCAACTCACAATGCAG CAAGGACTACCGTGCGCATGCTGGAAAGTTTGATACGCCTAGCTCAAg CACATGCAAGACTTATGTTCAGAAATGAGGTCACTCGGATAGATGCCATTATGGCAATTTTATGTATCGAATCATCTATGACTACATCAGCCATTGTTGACAGTGTTGGGAATTCCCTGCACTCAAATTTCACAGAAAATCCTGATGAAGAATGTATCCTTGTTGGCAATCTGGGCATGCTTAACTGGACATACACGCTTGCAAAAACTGTGATTGGCTGGTATCTATCACAGCATTTATTTGTGCACGCTAAATATTATTACTGA